Proteins from a single region of Sporosarcina sp. P33:
- a CDS encoding 16S rRNA (uracil(1498)-N(3))-methyltransferase, whose protein sequence is MQRYFLDQPFDEQQQVAISGDDYKHIVKVMRMTPGQEVLTVYEGIVSAAVIDSISEEHVTVSQLRVIDQDNELPVSVTIACGLPKGDKLDWITQKGTELGMSRLIPFAASRSIVKWDAKKGGKRIERLQKIAKEAAEQCHRNKVPEISSVQSVKQLIASTASFDIKLFADEEDAKSDVPHKIADRLKNVHPGQTIAVVFGPEGGLAREEAALLQEAGFLPASLGPRILRTETAPLYVLSAMSYEFE, encoded by the coding sequence GTGCAGCGATATTTTCTGGATCAGCCGTTTGATGAACAGCAGCAAGTTGCCATCAGCGGTGACGACTACAAGCATATTGTTAAAGTCATGCGCATGACACCCGGCCAGGAAGTGCTGACGGTATACGAAGGCATCGTATCTGCTGCAGTAATTGACAGCATTTCGGAAGAACATGTCACCGTGTCGCAGCTGAGGGTGATCGATCAGGACAATGAATTGCCGGTTTCAGTAACCATCGCATGCGGTCTGCCTAAAGGTGATAAACTCGACTGGATTACGCAAAAAGGAACCGAGCTTGGCATGAGCCGGCTGATTCCATTTGCAGCAAGCCGTTCGATTGTGAAATGGGATGCTAAAAAAGGCGGTAAACGCATAGAGCGTCTGCAAAAGATTGCCAAAGAAGCTGCGGAACAATGTCATCGCAATAAGGTGCCCGAGATATCTTCCGTCCAAAGCGTCAAGCAGCTGATTGCATCCACTGCCTCTTTTGACATCAAACTGTTTGCGGATGAAGAAGACGCAAAAAGCGACGTGCCGCATAAGATTGCTGACCGTCTGAAAAATGTGCATCCTGGACAAACGATAGCAGTTGTTTTTGGACCGGAAGGCGGTTTGGCAAGGGAAGAGGCTGCTTTACTGCAAGAAGCAGGATTCCTTCCAGCATCGCTCGGACCAAGAATTCTGCGTACAGAAACAGCTCCTTTATATGTATTGTCCGCCATGTCTTATGAATTTGAATGA
- the mtaB gene encoding tRNA (N(6)-L-threonylcarbamoyladenosine(37)-C(2))-methylthiotransferase MtaB — translation MSNNGLRKTVAFHTLGCKVNHYETEAIWQLFQEAGYEREDFDKNSDVYVINTCTVTNTGDKKSRQVIRRAIRKNPDAVICVTGCYAQTSPAEIMAIPGVDIVVGTQDRTKLLGLIEQYREERQPINAVRNIMKNRVYEELDVPSFSDRTRASLKIQEGCNNFCTFCIIPWARGLMRSRDPQEVIRQAQQLVDAGYLEIVLTGIHTGGYGEDLKDYNLARLLRDLEQQVKGLKRLRISSIEASQLTDEVIDVLRDSNIVVRHLHIPIQSGSNTVLKRMRRKYTMEFFSERLTRLNEALPDLAITSDVIVGFPGETEEEFMETYDFIRDHKFSELHVFPYSKRTGTPAARMEDQVDENVKNERVHRLLTLNDQLAKDYAARFEGEVLEVIPEERYKLDPEQNLYEGYTDNYLKVVMPADESMVGQIVKVKITKAGYPYNEGQPVRVLNEEEILI, via the coding sequence ATGAGTAACAATGGGCTTCGTAAAACCGTAGCTTTTCATACATTAGGCTGCAAAGTGAACCATTATGAAACGGAAGCTATTTGGCAGCTGTTTCAGGAAGCAGGCTATGAACGGGAAGATTTTGATAAAAATTCCGATGTCTATGTCATTAATACATGTACAGTGACCAATACGGGCGATAAGAAAAGCCGGCAGGTAATCCGCCGTGCGATTCGGAAAAATCCTGATGCTGTCATTTGTGTCACAGGATGCTATGCACAGACATCTCCCGCAGAAATTATGGCGATTCCCGGCGTGGACATCGTTGTCGGCACACAAGACCGTACCAAATTGCTCGGTTTGATTGAACAGTACCGCGAAGAGCGGCAGCCGATCAATGCGGTTCGCAATATCATGAAAAATCGTGTTTATGAAGAACTCGATGTGCCGTCTTTCAGTGACCGTACACGTGCTTCATTAAAAATTCAGGAAGGCTGCAATAACTTCTGTACGTTTTGCATCATTCCGTGGGCAAGAGGATTAATGCGTTCCCGTGATCCGCAGGAAGTGATTCGTCAGGCACAGCAGCTGGTTGATGCCGGGTATCTGGAAATTGTCTTGACTGGTATTCATACAGGCGGTTACGGGGAAGACCTGAAAGATTATAATCTTGCACGACTGCTCCGCGATCTGGAACAGCAAGTCAAAGGTCTGAAGCGGCTTCGCATCAGTTCGATTGAAGCGAGTCAGTTAACAGATGAAGTTATCGATGTGCTCCGCGATTCTAATATCGTTGTGCGTCATCTGCACATTCCGATACAATCAGGGTCCAACACGGTGCTTAAACGGATGCGCCGTAAGTATACGATGGAATTTTTCTCCGAGCGTCTGACGCGCCTGAATGAAGCGCTGCCGGACTTGGCTATCACATCTGATGTCATCGTCGGTTTCCCCGGCGAGACAGAAGAGGAGTTTATGGAAACATATGACTTCATTCGCGACCATAAATTCTCCGAGCTGCATGTATTCCCTTACTCCAAGCGTACGGGCACACCTGCTGCACGCATGGAAGACCAGGTCGATGAAAACGTGAAAAATGAGCGTGTACACCGCTTACTGACGCTGAATGATCAATTGGCAAAGGACTACGCAGCCCGTTTTGAGGGTGAAGTACTTGAAGTCATCCCGGAAGAGCGATATAAACTAGATCCGGAACAAAACCTGTACGAAGGCTACACAGATAATTATCTGAAAGTCGTCATGCCGGCTGATGAATCGATGGTCGGACAGATAGTAAAAGTGAAAATCACTAAAGCGGGCTATCCTTATAACGAAGGACAACCTGTTCGTGTGCTGAACGAGGAAGAAATACTTATTTAA
- the deoC gene encoding deoxyribose-phosphate aldolase, which produces MTTNYAAYIDHTLLKAEATKQQIVELCEEAKKYTFASVCINPTWVRTAADALKGTEVKVCTVIGFPLGANTPEVKAFEVKDAINNGATEVDMVLNIGALHSGDLELVQRDIEAVVEAAKDRALVKVIIETSLLDDVQKRTACELAVLAGADFVKTSTGFSTGGATPEDVKLMRSVVGPAIGVKASGGVRSAEDVNRMIESGATRIGASSGVSIMQGLQSSADY; this is translated from the coding sequence TTGACGACAAATTATGCCGCTTATATTGATCATACGCTGTTAAAGGCAGAAGCGACAAAACAGCAAATAGTGGAATTATGTGAAGAGGCTAAAAAGTATACCTTCGCTTCAGTCTGCATCAATCCGACATGGGTCCGGACAGCAGCTGACGCTTTAAAAGGAACAGAAGTGAAAGTTTGCACGGTCATCGGGTTCCCATTAGGCGCGAACACGCCAGAAGTAAAAGCTTTTGAAGTGAAAGATGCGATCAATAACGGAGCGACTGAAGTTGATATGGTTCTGAATATCGGTGCTTTGCACAGCGGTGATCTTGAACTTGTGCAACGGGACATTGAAGCAGTGGTCGAAGCCGCAAAAGATCGGGCGCTTGTAAAAGTAATCATCGAAACATCCCTGCTGGACGATGTCCAAAAACGTACAGCCTGTGAGCTGGCAGTTCTGGCGGGGGCAGATTTCGTTAAAACATCAACCGGCTTCTCAACAGGCGGTGCTACACCAGAAGACGTGAAGCTCATGCGTTCAGTCGTAGGTCCGGCAATCGGGGTAAAAGCAAGTGGCGGCGTTCGCAGTGCGGAAGATGTCAATCGCATGATTGAATCCGGCGCAACCAGAATCGGTGCAAGTTCCGGCGTCTCCATCATGCAGGGACTTCAGTCATCAGCGGATTACTGA
- the rpsU gene encoding 30S ribosomal protein S21, protein MTKTVVRKNESLEDALRRFKRTVSKSGTIQEVRKREFYEKPSVKRKKKSEAARKRKF, encoded by the coding sequence ATGACTAAGACAGTCGTTCGCAAAAATGAATCACTTGAAGACGCTCTTCGCCGCTTCAAACGTACTGTATCCAAGAGTGGTACAATACAAGAGGTAAGAAAGCGCGAGTTTTATGAAAAGCCAAGTGTGAAACGTAAAAAGAAATCAGAAGCGGCACGTAAGCGCAAATTCTAA
- a CDS encoding nodulation protein NfeD, producing the protein MTKMIRSVFLLILFIGTIALPFIHSDAAEETVYRVPLHKEVEKGLHAFLQRSFKEAEAEGAETIILDIDTPGGFVDAADQIAKLMKSTDAHIVAFINDRALSAGAFLALYADEIYMTPNGSIGAAQVIDGSGNAAETKANSYWLAQMKNAALHSKRNPDIALAMADPEMDMPELRAKKGELLTLTADEAEKVEYSEGTVATFDELLQKLGLKDATVISTAETFSEKAARFITNPIVVPILLSVASLGLIVELYSPGFGVPGSMGLTALFLFFYGHTVAGLAGYETLILFLLGVGLIIAEFFIAGGIAGIFGILAIIGSILLAGANLAYMAISVLIAIAVASIGMVVIMKFFGKKLHLLNKIILMDTMDTESGYVSNKNRTELLQKVATTLTPLYPSGVAELDGERIDVVSEGRYIESGKEVVIVAVEGFRIVVREKKEEEQGL; encoded by the coding sequence ATGACTAAAATGATTAGGTCAGTTTTTCTGCTCATTTTATTCATCGGGACAATTGCTTTGCCTTTTATCCACTCAGACGCAGCTGAAGAAACAGTATATCGGGTGCCGCTCCATAAAGAAGTGGAAAAGGGGCTGCATGCCTTTCTGCAGCGTTCTTTCAAAGAAGCAGAAGCTGAAGGTGCAGAGACGATTATTTTGGATATAGATACGCCTGGGGGCTTCGTGGACGCAGCCGATCAAATCGCCAAACTGATGAAATCGACAGACGCGCACATCGTGGCATTCATCAATGACCGGGCACTGTCCGCAGGTGCGTTCCTGGCACTCTATGCAGATGAAATCTACATGACACCCAATGGTTCTATCGGTGCTGCACAGGTCATTGACGGATCTGGAAATGCAGCAGAAACAAAAGCCAACAGCTATTGGCTGGCTCAAATGAAAAATGCTGCACTGCATTCAAAACGTAATCCGGACATCGCGCTGGCAATGGCGGATCCTGAAATGGATATGCCGGAATTACGTGCGAAAAAAGGGGAACTGCTGACTCTGACTGCTGATGAAGCTGAAAAGGTGGAATACAGTGAGGGGACGGTTGCTACATTTGATGAATTACTTCAAAAGCTGGGCTTGAAAGATGCGACTGTCATCTCAACAGCGGAAACGTTCTCAGAGAAAGCAGCCCGCTTCATTACGAATCCTATTGTCGTGCCGATCCTGCTCTCCGTAGCAAGTCTCGGATTGATTGTAGAATTGTATTCGCCAGGTTTCGGTGTGCCGGGAAGCATGGGGCTCACTGCCTTATTCTTATTCTTCTACGGGCACACAGTAGCGGGTCTCGCAGGGTATGAGACATTGATTTTATTCCTGCTCGGTGTCGGTCTCATTATTGCCGAATTCTTTATTGCAGGCGGGATAGCGGGCATCTTCGGGATCCTGGCTATCATCGGAAGTATTTTGCTCGCAGGCGCGAATTTGGCTTACATGGCAATTTCAGTGCTGATTGCGATAGCCGTAGCGAGTATAGGGATGGTGGTAATTATGAAATTCTTCGGTAAAAAACTTCATCTGTTGAATAAAATCATCTTAATGGATACGATGGATACGGAAAGCGGTTATGTTTCCAATAAAAACCGTACCGAGTTATTGCAGAAAGTTGCAACAACACTTACACCACTTTATCCATCCGGCGTCGCTGAATTAGATGGGGAACGAATCGATGTAGTATCCGAAGGGCGTTATATCGAAAGCGGGAAAGAAGTAGTGATCGTAGCGGTAGAAGGCTTCAGAATCGTAGTAAGAGAGAAGAAAGAGGAGGAACAAGGCTTATGA
- the floA gene encoding flotillin-like protein FloA (flotillin-like protein involved in membrane lipid rafts) — protein sequence MGLGTIGLVAAVFIIIIVLAVFFTFVPVTLWISALAAGVRVSIFTLIGMRLRRVIPSRVVNPLIKAHKAGLTVSINQLESHYLAGGNVDRVVNALIAAQRANIDLTFERAQAIDLAGRDVLEAVQMSVNPKVIETPFIAGVAMNGIEVKAKARITVRANIDRLVGGAGEDTVVARVGEGIVSTIGSSISHAKVLENPDMISQTVLTKGLDSGTAFEILSIDIADVDIGKNIGAELQTEQAMADKNIAQAKAEERRAMAVASEQEMKAKTQEMRAKVVGAESEVPLAMAEALRSGNIGIMDYMNYKNIQADTGMRDSISKVGGDQQPPKKD from the coding sequence ATGGGACTAGGAACAATCGGACTGGTAGCAGCAGTCTTCATTATTATCATCGTACTGGCGGTATTCTTTACATTCGTTCCAGTAACGCTGTGGATTTCGGCCCTTGCGGCAGGCGTTCGGGTAAGCATCTTCACACTGATCGGGATGCGTTTACGCCGAGTTATCCCGAGCCGTGTTGTAAACCCGCTGATTAAAGCACATAAAGCGGGTCTGACAGTATCAATTAATCAGCTGGAAAGCCACTATTTAGCAGGCGGTAATGTGGATCGTGTTGTCAATGCGCTCATCGCTGCGCAGCGAGCTAACATTGATCTGACGTTTGAAAGAGCACAGGCGATTGACTTGGCTGGACGTGACGTGCTGGAAGCAGTTCAAATGTCCGTTAACCCGAAAGTAATTGAGACGCCATTTATCGCAGGTGTTGCGATGAACGGTATTGAAGTAAAAGCAAAAGCACGTATCACAGTTCGCGCCAACATTGACCGCCTCGTCGGTGGTGCCGGTGAAGATACTGTGGTTGCCCGTGTCGGTGAAGGTATCGTATCAACGATCGGTTCTTCCATCAGTCACGCAAAGGTATTGGAAAATCCGGATATGATTTCCCAGACAGTCCTGACAAAGGGATTGGATTCCGGTACAGCATTTGAAATTCTGTCCATCGATATTGCCGATGTGGATATCGGTAAAAACATCGGTGCGGAACTTCAGACGGAGCAGGCAATGGCAGATAAAAACATTGCTCAGGCAAAAGCAGAAGAACGCCGTGCAATGGCTGTTGCAAGTGAGCAGGAGATGAAGGCAAAAACACAGGAGATGCGCGCGAAAGTTGTGGGTGCAGAATCCGAAGTGCCTTTGGCAATGGCAGAGGCTTTGCGTTCAGGAAACATCGGTATTATGGATTACATGAACTATAAAAATATCCAGGCAGATACAGGTATGCGCGACTCCATCAGCAAAGTTGGCGGAGATCAGCAGCCTCCTAAAAAAGACTAA
- a CDS encoding YabP/YqfC family sporulation protein, producing the protein MKKLFALHPSIILDEFNSLRITGNYRLLALSEQSVSFQTNDYVMTINGEDVTVLMLTEQHAHVSIDELKEVTLRFTPEEENGYEH; encoded by the coding sequence GTGAAAAAATTATTCGCACTTCATCCATCCATTATTCTAGATGAATTCAATTCATTACGGATTACCGGTAACTATCGATTACTGGCATTAAGTGAACAATCCGTATCCTTTCAAACGAATGACTATGTCATGACCATCAATGGGGAAGATGTAACGGTTCTCATGCTGACTGAACAACACGCCCACGTATCAATCGATGAGCTAAAAGAAGTGACGCTCCGCTTTACACCGGAAGAGGAAAACGGCTATGAGCACTAA
- a CDS encoding sporulation protein YqfD — MSTKRFEVQMSDVRKGSVFLGKLQRENIKIHRLYVSGSAVFFETDSKGIATIRRFRRKYRVKVQIRRKGDDAVLHRLFSSYLFLIACCIPFAASLFLWQITVESDVPEIAQRMESKLDKANIKAPSLLSGLPQEDEIRRLLMQDEPTLSWIRFSQTGTSLVVSPMTAPLSTGVKEEKEERPSHLVAKTGGVITHFALTRGERASIVHQTVKKGDMLATGILEQGEKTAVVGADGEVFADYWLECHFEMPRTIRYFIQGEESLKIGWRAPWTDQESGGVRFRNPVIYEKTREDPIHQVYLKEGMEESIILPLLKYDLLSKSTNERIIKEENILHVTFTNDKVSGTILFLLNENIAEKRPITQGD, encoded by the coding sequence ATGAGCACTAAACGTTTTGAAGTGCAGATGTCGGATGTTCGTAAAGGCTCTGTATTCCTGGGTAAACTGCAGAGGGAGAATATTAAGATCCATCGGCTGTATGTATCAGGAAGTGCGGTATTTTTTGAGACAGACAGCAAAGGAATCGCAACTATTCGCAGGTTCAGAAGAAAATACCGTGTAAAAGTACAAATTAGGAGAAAAGGAGATGACGCCGTCCTTCATCGTTTATTCTCCTCTTATTTATTCCTGATCGCCTGCTGTATTCCATTCGCGGCCTCGCTTTTTCTCTGGCAGATCACAGTGGAAAGTGATGTGCCTGAAATTGCGCAGCGAATGGAGAGCAAATTGGATAAAGCGAACATTAAAGCACCTTCTCTCTTATCCGGGCTGCCGCAGGAAGATGAAATTAGGCGTTTGCTCATGCAGGATGAACCCACATTATCGTGGATCCGATTTTCACAGACAGGCACGTCGCTCGTTGTCTCTCCTATGACTGCACCCCTGTCGACCGGCGTGAAAGAAGAAAAGGAAGAAAGGCCTTCACATCTTGTGGCAAAAACGGGAGGAGTGATTACACATTTTGCGTTAACAAGAGGAGAGCGGGCCAGTATTGTTCATCAAACCGTAAAAAAGGGTGATATGCTGGCAACAGGTATTCTCGAGCAAGGAGAGAAGACGGCCGTAGTGGGAGCGGATGGTGAAGTGTTTGCAGATTACTGGCTTGAATGTCATTTTGAAATGCCGCGCACTATCCGTTATTTCATTCAAGGGGAAGAAAGTTTGAAAATCGGCTGGAGAGCACCCTGGACAGATCAAGAGTCCGGCGGTGTCCGTTTTAGAAATCCGGTGATCTATGAGAAGACACGGGAGGATCCGATTCATCAAGTGTATTTAAAAGAAGGGATGGAGGAGTCGATCATCCTCCCGCTGCTAAAGTATGATTTATTGTCAAAGAGTACAAATGAGCGCATAATTAAAGAAGAAAACATTTTACATGTAACATTCACTAATGATAAAGTGAGTGGGACTATATTATTTTTACTTAATGAAAACATTGCTGAAAAACGACCGATAACTCAAGGAGACTGA
- a CDS encoding PhoH family protein, whose protein sequence is MSEQTLQLHIEEPNETIMLLGISDQNMNLIEEELTVAIHTRGETISISGEEEQAEAAKALLEQLLKVIRKGININLRDVATAIEMAKNGTIEYFSSLYDEEIARNTKGKVIRAKTIGQREYVQAIRSRDLVFCIGPAGTGKTYLAVVMAVQAMKSGSVKRIILTRPAVEAGESLGFLPGDLKEKVDPYLRPLYDALHDVLGAEHTERLMERGVIEIAPLAYMRGRTLDDAFVILDEAQNTTKAQMKMFLTRLGFGSKMVITGDKTQIDLPRGVDSGLNVAEHILKNVPDIQFMYLEQGDVVRHPIVAKIIDAYEKEQSTN, encoded by the coding sequence TTGAGCGAACAAACATTGCAACTCCATATTGAAGAACCGAATGAAACGATTATGCTTCTTGGTATTTCCGATCAGAATATGAATCTGATCGAAGAAGAGTTAACTGTCGCCATTCACACACGGGGTGAAACCATCTCGATCAGCGGAGAAGAAGAGCAGGCGGAAGCTGCAAAAGCACTTCTTGAACAGCTGTTAAAAGTTATCCGAAAAGGGATCAATATTAATCTGCGTGATGTGGCGACAGCAATTGAAATGGCGAAAAACGGCACGATTGAATATTTCTCATCTCTTTATGATGAAGAAATCGCACGCAACACCAAAGGAAAAGTCATCCGTGCGAAAACGATTGGTCAAAGAGAGTACGTTCAGGCAATCCGTTCAAGGGACTTAGTGTTCTGCATCGGGCCTGCCGGTACTGGAAAGACGTACCTGGCTGTCGTTATGGCGGTGCAGGCCATGAAGTCCGGTTCAGTGAAACGCATTATCCTCACGCGTCCAGCTGTTGAGGCAGGAGAGAGCCTGGGCTTCCTTCCAGGCGACTTAAAAGAGAAAGTGGATCCATACCTCCGGCCGTTGTATGATGCCCTTCACGACGTCCTGGGAGCCGAACATACAGAGCGTCTGATGGAGCGCGGAGTTATCGAAATTGCCCCGCTTGCCTACATGCGGGGAAGAACACTTGACGACGCGTTTGTTATTTTAGACGAAGCGCAAAACACTACGAAAGCACAGATGAAAATGTTTTTAACCCGCCTCGGATTTGGGTCGAAAATGGTAATCACCGGGGATAAAACACAGATCGATTTACCGCGCGGTGTGGACTCGGGACTGAACGTCGCTGAACATATACTGAAGAACGTACCGGATATCCAGTTTATGTATTTAGAGCAGGGGGATGTTGTCCGTCATCCGATTGTGGCCAAAATTATCGATGCATATGAGAAAGAGCAGTCAACTAATTAA
- a CDS encoding HD family phosphohydrolase, whose product MATLKELRSQIRKVKFTFLLMLVVSLSGVLLFFLMYGSGQSETYEISAFEISPKTIRSPKTIEDTEKTELERVRAEQAVPNSYRFSEDIMKNRQALLSSIFTAVGDVQVEANSNPDMPLDKQMKLLRKKLPGFEKEETSLPVTDDQLKQLLVSDPVDLDNLHEMLTLVVGRELSRPFKTEQLTMHRYEVERRIRQSNTLPRDLLDVALSLGRMAVVETEVVDEEQTAKNQADARASIEAIRILQGQVIVREGQLIDRDVYHQLELSGVLNNQSSIKPTLGIILYILFISMLITLHFGKSEREEAFKKKALLIFCIILLLAVVLMKIVSYIDHEFDVLIAFLFPTALVPMLVKLLINERSAVLAAIITSATAGIMLQEGLAAIMQMEVALYILFGGIVSIYLLSEHGRRSTILQTSLGVAGANVMFILFYLLMTQTSYTMSELIFYAVAAVSSGLVSGALTMGLLPFFESSFQLLSNMRLVELSNPNHPLLKKILVETPGTYHHSVMVANLADAACEAIGANGLLARVGSYYHDIGKTIHPGFFIENQHNGRNLHDALTPEKSRDMIIAHAEDGARILEKHHMPKELVAIARQHHGTSSVRFFYMKAKEMNPEVKEEEFRYPGPKPQTKENAVIMIADSVEAAVRSMKEPTPEKIAALVNSIVRGKLEDDQFDECDLSLKEIKIVKKVICETLNGIFHHRIEYPD is encoded by the coding sequence ATGGCAACGTTAAAAGAACTGCGGTCGCAAATAAGAAAAGTGAAATTTACCTTTCTTTTGATGCTTGTTGTCTCACTTTCCGGTGTACTGTTGTTCTTTCTCATGTATGGAAGCGGTCAGAGTGAAACATACGAAATCTCTGCTTTTGAGATTTCACCAAAAACCATTCGTTCTCCCAAAACAATTGAAGATACGGAGAAAACAGAGCTCGAACGGGTGCGTGCTGAACAGGCAGTGCCCAATTCCTACCGTTTTTCTGAAGATATTATGAAAAACCGCCAGGCACTCCTCAGTTCTATTTTTACAGCGGTGGGGGATGTCCAAGTGGAAGCGAACAGCAATCCGGATATGCCGCTGGATAAACAAATGAAATTATTGCGGAAAAAACTGCCGGGATTTGAAAAAGAAGAAACTTCTTTGCCTGTCACCGATGATCAGCTGAAACAACTGCTGGTATCGGACCCTGTAGACCTCGATAACCTGCATGAAATGCTTACGCTTGTCGTAGGAAGAGAATTATCAAGGCCGTTCAAAACGGAGCAATTGACGATGCACCGGTACGAAGTGGAACGGAGAATCCGTCAATCGAATACGCTGCCGCGCGACTTGCTCGACGTTGCCTTATCGCTTGGACGGATGGCAGTCGTTGAAACCGAAGTAGTCGATGAGGAACAGACCGCGAAAAACCAGGCAGATGCACGGGCATCCATCGAAGCGATCCGTATTTTACAGGGGCAAGTCATCGTGCGCGAAGGACAGCTGATCGACCGCGATGTGTATCATCAGCTGGAGCTTTCCGGCGTACTCAATAATCAATCTTCAATCAAACCGACATTGGGAATTATCCTGTATATCCTGTTCATCTCTATGTTAATTACGCTGCATTTTGGGAAATCAGAAAGAGAAGAAGCATTCAAAAAGAAAGCCCTGCTGATTTTTTGCATCATCCTTCTGCTCGCCGTCGTGCTGATGAAAATCGTCAGCTATATAGATCATGAATTTGACGTCCTAATTGCATTTTTATTCCCGACAGCACTTGTGCCGATGCTCGTGAAATTATTGATTAATGAACGATCCGCTGTATTGGCGGCAATTATTACATCTGCAACAGCCGGCATTATGCTGCAGGAAGGCTTGGCGGCAATTATGCAGATGGAAGTGGCGCTCTATATTTTATTCGGCGGTATTGTCAGTATCTATCTGCTGAGCGAACACGGCAGGCGGTCCACCATTTTGCAGACGAGTCTCGGTGTGGCGGGCGCGAATGTTATGTTCATCCTATTTTATTTGTTGATGACACAAACAAGTTATACAATGTCTGAGCTGATTTTTTATGCTGTGGCGGCTGTATCTTCGGGCTTAGTGTCAGGCGCATTAACGATGGGGCTGCTGCCGTTTTTTGAATCCAGTTTCCAGCTGCTTTCTAATATGCGTTTAGTCGAGCTGTCAAACCCGAATCATCCGCTTTTAAAGAAAATTTTAGTCGAGACACCCGGAACATATCATCATAGTGTAATGGTTGCCAATTTAGCGGATGCGGCATGTGAAGCAATCGGTGCCAACGGACTTCTTGCAAGAGTCGGCAGTTATTATCATGATATAGGCAAGACGATACATCCTGGATTTTTTATAGAAAATCAGCACAATGGCCGAAATCTGCATGATGCACTGACACCTGAGAAAAGTCGTGATATGATTATAGCCCACGCAGAAGACGGCGCGAGAATACTCGAAAAGCATCATATGCCTAAAGAACTGGTTGCCATCGCAAGACAGCATCATGGAACGAGCAGTGTCAGATTCTTTTATATGAAAGCTAAAGAGATGAATCCTGAAGTCAAAGAAGAGGAGTTTCGCTATCCGGGCCCAAAACCACAGACAAAAGAGAATGCTGTCATTATGATTGCAGACAGTGTGGAAGCGGCTGTGCGTTCAATGAAAGAGCCTACACCTGAAAAAATTGCCGCGCTCGTCAATTCGATTGTCCGAGGAAAACTGGAAGATGATCAATTTGATGAATGTGATTTATCATTGAAAGAGATTAAAATAGTGAAAAAAGTAATTTGTGAAACATTGAATGGCATATTCCATCACCGGATAGAATATCCCGATTAA
- the ybeY gene encoding rRNA maturation RNase YbeY, with protein sequence MIDFYFEDETEMVEPESEILIKELLTHAAKMEELEGLYELSVTFMDDESIQAVNAEYRGKDRPTDVISFALEELSEGEVAIIRESDMPVVLGDIIISIDTAKRQAAEYNHTFKRELGFLALHGFLHLLGYDHLNEEDERKMFGRQTEILTSFGLERQ encoded by the coding sequence ATGATCGATTTTTATTTTGAAGACGAAACAGAAATGGTAGAGCCCGAATCAGAGATCCTGATCAAAGAATTATTGACGCATGCAGCAAAAATGGAAGAATTGGAAGGTCTGTATGAATTGTCCGTCACGTTTATGGATGACGAATCCATTCAGGCCGTGAACGCGGAGTACCGGGGGAAGGATCGCCCGACTGATGTGATTTCATTTGCGCTGGAGGAGCTGTCTGAAGGGGAAGTTGCGATTATACGCGAAAGCGACATGCCTGTAGTGCTTGGAGATATTATTATTTCCATCGATACCGCAAAACGACAGGCAGCAGAATATAATCATACATTTAAACGTGAACTTGGCTTTCTTGCACTGCACGGTTTCCTGCATTTACTAGGCTACGACCATCTGAATGAAGAAGATGAACGCAAGATGTTCGGAAGACAGACGGAAATTCTTACATCATTCGGCTTGGAACGGCAGTGA